The genomic region TGCACATGCCACACGGAAGCACCGCAGGATTCATGCTCTcatttcaagattcaagattctttattgtcattgcacagtcgTACAGTGTACATTAGCACAACAAAATTGGAGAATAGTCCTCCTCCTCTGAGTAAAAGAAAAGATGAAAATAAGATATGTATTAAATAGCTAAACAAGGCAAGGCATGCATTTATCAAAGAAAGAAGGACACTATATATAAATTGAAGGGCtaaaaattgttctgtaatttgtctctgtagcatggcctaagcagagggtcacccctttgagtctggtctgcttggggtttcttcctcagagggagtttttctttaccactgctgctctccaggttggtaaggttagaccttacttgtgtgaagcgcattgagacaactctgttgtgatttggcgctatataaatgaaataaattgaaattgattgaattgaaatgGCTAAAAAATAGAGACAAATCTGTGACGTAAGAAAGATTAGTGCAcgtttattgtaaaaaaaaaaaaaaaaaaagtattattgtagtattgtattaacaaaaagtATTGCACTTACATTTGTTGTAAATAAAAAGGTTGTACACGCATTTATTTGCACTTATATGTTCCGTATTTTATACGTATTTCatgaattcacacaaaaacacttgcaAAAAAAGTGTATCagcttttttctttgttgttattTCTTATTTTGTTTCTTGTCTCTTGCATGCAGACAGAACAGGCTatgttctttttttgggggggggggcttaagaCGAGCAGACAGCCTTCCTGGTGGTTGATGTAGGCTGCAGCAAGCTTTTCTTCTGCTCTGCTCTGCTCGGCTTGGCTTGGCTCCGTCCAAGCTGCCGGGACTCTGGCCTGCTAATTATCAGCCGGCTTGATGAAGTTGGTAATGAGGCAGCCGGGGCTGCTGGGTCTGGATGTAGGCCTGACAGTCAAGATGGTGTGCAAGATGAGGAAGCCTCTAATTTGAGACAGGATAGTGTTTTTCTGGGCCGGGTCATTTCGTATTAATAGCTGAGAAGTAAAATTGCTCCAACAACAGTAGCTTTAGAGCTTTGAGAAAAGAAAAGCTGAAAATTAAATACTAAAATTTCAAACgagggaaatactggagcaccaacATCTTTGATGGTCCGTTAGTACAACTGACCGGGTCGAGTCCACAGTGACTTGTAGGCACTGCTGGTGGGGCCCTGACTCCatcacacagctgtcactcaaacgaCCACGCCTGCAATTATCCATAACTTTAtgtcttaaaatagcttaaactgattATCACGCCCTGTACAGCTGCTTTGAatgggaaaacttggttttgaaacTAAAGCCATTTTAGCACCAGGctggaaacatgtttatttctgctgtaaagttgtgggcttttaacatggacttctatAAGGAATGACTCACTTTTAGAGCAagactcaagtggccattcaaggaactggagGTTTTGGCATTTCTGCAATGGCTTCATTCTTCAGTGCCTGATTTTGCTGTTGGGTTGCTGATCATGAGGTTGTTGTGGCTTATTAGTTTAGCCATATTTTAATCTGTATAGAGAGGGGGCACGCCCTttgcacttgtgtgtgtgtgtgtgggggggggggggggggattaggtGGCCATCTTGACTATTTGGCTTGAGGCAAGTTTTTCATTTTGTCTAAGAAACTTGAAAAAGTTGGTTTGATTTAGTTGGGGTTGAAGGGTAACGTTCCTAACTCCTCTACGGTTACATTTATACAGTACGTTGAGACTAATATGTGACTAAAACTAGTAAGAATATTTGTTGGTGTATTTTGCCAAATAGTTTCCCTGAAGCTACATCAGGGGTCTGTTTCAGAAAGCAGAATTAACAAACCCTGAGTGTAAACCTAAACTCTAGGTTGACTAACGCTGAGCTGGAAATCTCGGAACAAATCCTGCCAGCGGAGCAGGTTCATGTCACTGAGTATGTTGTCATAATAACTGACTCGGAGTTCAGCTGAACTGACTTTTGAGACCAAAACACAGAATTTCCTTCAACTTGCAGGCAACTAAGTCTGAGATTTAATGAATCTGCTTTCTGAAACAAGCTCCAGGGATCACCAACCCATGTGTGATGAGATGAGTCTGATTGACTGAGCACACCTAACCTTGAGAATTAGATGTGGAGTGGAGGGAGGAGAACAGAAAACCATGCGGGGCAAGTGACTTGCAGGGGGAACAGGCTGTGCTCCATCATATGTCGCatccagtttttttgtttgtttgtttgttttgttttttgcaccagATCCTTATCTTTTAAACATTAAATAGTTGTCAACACGTATttacatttctgcatgttgagGCTGCATGTGATTAGACCTGATTAACATTTTCTCAGTAAGAGGTGCCAGAAGGaacacagctgtgtgtgtgtgtgtgtgtgtgtgtgtgtgtgggtgtgtgtgtgtgtgtgcgtgcgtgcgtgcgtgcgtgcgtgcgtgcgtgcgtgcgtgcgtgcgtgcgtgcgtgtgtgtgtgtgcgtgcgtgcgcgcgtgtgtgtgtgtgtgtgtaaacaaatcTCGCCCCGGAGTGAGGATTTAGCCTTTTTTCCTCTCATGAGATGACACATAATTCCACAGCTCTGTGGATTTTTGGGCGGGTGGGTGATACTGTGACGTGTTACTTTGTTCATGTCTAAAAATAGCTCGGTGCCGTCTTCTGCATGCCTCATTCATATACTCGTATGTTAATTTTTCATCGTGGCCTGTTCCTcatgatgagacccaccacactGAAATCTAGGTCTCTTCTGTAGCCTGGCAGCATCCGTGCTGGGAGGGGCcggaatttgtgtgtgtgcacgcctgTTATTGTCTGTTTGTCTTCCTGCGCGTTAATTGAATCACTGGGAAGCAggcaggagaggaggaggagacgaggGAAGAAAGATGAAAGAAAAGAGTTTTCTAGGGTGGAAAAAGACAATCCCTGCTCCATGGTTTCCATGACAACAGTGACATCATTGATGGAGTGCCACTGCCTGAGCAgccgccgtgtgtgtgtgtgtgtgtgtgtgtgtgtgtgtgtgtgtgtgtgtgtgtgtgtgtgtgtgtgtgtgtgtgtgtgtgtgtgtgtgtgtgtgtgtgtgtgtgcgcgcgcgcgcacaggtTTGGAGATGCGATTAAAGCTAATGCATTTGCAAAGAAGTCTGTCTGGGCCAAACGGAATGTGCACTTATATCTACGGACGTGAACTGTTTCTGAAATGCATTAGTTCAAGCATTTGGTTCAATGGATATGTGGTTATCCACTGTTGCCAGGCAACAGCAGTCATGGCAACAAGTCGGAGCATGATCTGACTTGGTTATAGCTGTGTCAGGGCTGGGAAGGAATCAGATTCATGTCCAGAGCTCTTTGTCGGGAAGAGGAAAAGATATGCAACATGTTTGAAGGGGAACCCCGCAAGTTTCAACAGTCTTAAGTTTAGAAGATGATCGTGAGACCAGTGATGTTCTGAGGCTTGGAGGCAGCAGTACTGGCAAAGTGATGCAAGGAGGAGCTAAAGATGATGCGGTTTTTGTTCGGAGTTGAGCGGCTGGACAGAATTGGAAATGAGAATATCAGAGGTATATCGCAGGTCACACAGGTTGGAGACAAAGGCCGTGTCCCACTTCAGGGGCTGCACCCTCCCAAGGCCGTGTCCTGCTTCAGGGGCTGCGCCCTCCAAAACCCTGAGTCCACGTCAGGGGCTGCGCCCTCCAAACCCTGTGTCCACGTCAGGGGCTGCGCCCTCCCAAGGCCGTGTCCCGCTTCAGGGGCTGCGCCCTCCCAAGGTCGTGTCCCGCTTCAGGGGCTGCGCCTTCCCAAGCCCGTGTCCCGCTTCAGGGGCTGCGCCCTCCAAACCCTGTGTCCATGTCAGGGGCTGTGCCCTCCCAAGGCCGTGTCCCACTTCAAGGGCTGCGCCCTCCCAAGGCCGTGTCCCACTTCAGGGACTGCGCCTTCCCAAGGCCGTGTCCCGCTTCAGGGGCTGCGCCCTCCAAACCCTGTGTCCACGTCAGGGGCTGTGCCCTCCCAAGGCTGTGTCCCATGAATATCTGGCCTATAGAGACAGCAGAAGCCAAACAAACTGTTCTGAAATGACACTGTTTAGCTCacagagtacgaggtctgtgagaaaagtatccaacctttttattttatgcaaaaaatatatggatttgagtcatatgtttttacgtcagccaagcttgaaccttcgtgcgcatgcgtgagtttttccatacctgtcggttgcgtcattcgcctgtgggcaagctttgagtgagcactgctccaaccctctcgtcgttgtttcattgcgaggaaatggcggaatgatttgggctttttttccatcagaattttttcagaaactgttagagacaggcagctggaaaccattcgaaaaatttatctggctttcggtgaaaattttacgggtttcagagagaataaagagtgttactacagctttaaggacggcccacaatggtgcacggcgcgcagcgctccgagccgccatcgagaggcagaaaccaccaccacatcatttctaaacggatcgctgtgtggagccgggaccgtcgtgtgcaatttctctggttatcacaagagctggacatcagccattttccagcagatttcacttttaacaagagattttgtcatggaaagccgcgcggaggcttcgcgcgtcacgaccgattcgctgatgaagcgagacaaaggaaaacctccattttggagtgttagaggacaacttGGGACATgtttatctcggctttcagtgcttaccagtcgagtgagtatacgaggtctgttagaaaagtatcggacctttttatttttttcaaaaactatatcgctatatcggctgcgtcccgatgcacggacccgtctgcacgtctttcattaataaaatctcctttaacagtggaatgtcggataaactgctgatcccgaccacttctgaaagttctctgttctctcacgacgtcctgggtcaacagaggcttaaatttggaagctttcagctcgaaacaggcagacagcggtggCTCAGGGAGCGTCGCGATGTCccgcttgttatgtgtcgacgcgggttgaggagcggacctgcgtcagacaggacccagcgctaaaaataaccagaaagcggttccaaacagaaactatttattattcacctgtgcttaaaagtgtaaaaacataaaaacaacgtccctctggtggagtgattcgtggctcgctctccagcgcccgcaaggattaaagccggcgctcctggacttcctaccaccgccaaacaccacccaggtggacacgacaaactgattctctgtgaagcaaagagaaggtgaggtaagtcaacagatacaactatatcttccaataaacacacgctatcagcaacacactcaggtcagtgtcctttttttactttatgcaaatgagcagcttctcacaacaagtggaggatcacttatccttcacgccacagcagtgagaagcaaactgcacaattctcttcacattccagtatactgtgtaacaaaacaccaagttactatcaacaattacttaaacacttaattacctttagtgtgtgctgacagcatgtgtcctcacccctccctgcttcacgggctcgatgtgtcaaaacccaggcgcggtcctcagcgtctcacaaacgaacgtcacaaggtcgagttcccggcagttctgctcaaatcacacatgacttaaatgcagaacgccatccaattatctgcttcagctgcaagtcgtccaggttgcacgtgagcaccaatcacaggtgctttccatgatgttgatgagggtgaagactcttcagccagcaccttcttcacagacaaatcagccctcatgccacctggagagcaaagaaaagaaaagaacaccaaaacatccagccacgcccccccaacacacaacaccgctccgtgggcagttcttaaagcgacagcaacagtccataatctctcatcagccgttaaaattttcacagaaaaccagctgaatttctcgaatgatgtccacttcgatgtgcctcacagttttggaaaatattttgatcaagcaaagcgccagtctctcaggaagttctcagacaaagagattccgacgggaggggtggaccactcctcactcaaagccagcccacaggtgaatgacgtaaccgacaggcgtgaaaaaactcacgtatgcgcacgagggttcaaggttgtctgatgtaatcgcacgtgattcaaatccatatagtttttgaaaaaataaaaaggtacattagttttatcacagaccctcgtaagagaaattgtggagagctgggcatgtcccaacttgtcctctaacactccgaaacggaggtgttcctttgtctcgcttcagcagcgaatcggtcgtgacgcacgaagcctccatgcggctttccatgacaaaatctcttgttaaaagtgaaatctgctggaaaatggctgatgtccagctcttgtgataaccagagaaattgcacacgacggtcccggctccacacagccatccgtttagaaatgatgtggtggtttttgcctctcgatggcggctcggagcgcggcgagccgtgcgccattgtgggccgtccttaaagctgtagtaacagtccttattctctgtgaagcccgtaaaattttcaccaaaagccagataaatttttcgaatggtttccagctgcctgtctctaacagtttctgaaaaaattctgatggaaaaaaagcccaaatcattccgccatttcctcgcaatgaaacaacgacgagaggggtggagcagtgctcactcaaagcctgcccacaggcgaatgacgcaacctacaggcgtgaaaaaactcatgcatgcgcatgaaggttcaagcttggctgatgtaaaaacatatgaattaaatccatatattttttgcataaaataaaaggtcggatacttttctcacagacctcgtattttgtgaTTGCGTCATTAGCTTTTTCCAACCTCATGGTTTCCTGTAACCTTAACAGCTGCACACGACAATCTACTGTAGTGGGTGTAACCTGTAGTTTGGTAATCCTTTTTTAGTTAACATTACCTAAGGAAGTTGGGCGGCggtcatgttttcacccatttgtttgtctgtttgtgaactgcatggaacccacaatttttcatttagcgttatgaattttttacagaggattcctgATAGCAAGAAATGAtttagttttcaaggtcaaaggtcacagtcaggaaaaatcttggaaagtccctatcctttaacattaagAAATTTTCTAAAatgcataactctgtcaaaaaaggtcCCATTTCTTTTGTATCTGAGAACCTTATGtacgatggtatcctttatcgattgacaaagtttgatccagatctgatccggattacagattttgtggtcattgaaaaccccatttaatgtatattttacattatatcttaattaaacatGCCCCCATCGTGCTCATATGTGAAACTGAGATACAGACTGGCACTGCCTCTgagctgacaaagtttgatctggatttgatccggattgtggattttgtggacatttgaatttaatattggaaAGCCCATtggttgtacattttgcattatatctcaatcagaagtgtcttaatcactctcatttttctgttatggattcacctacaccaccaaaattggatggaggttccagttttatgtctgtctgttgatcttccagttatcagtcggaaaccaagtgccaaaaagcaatgacaaattgtgcagagataaccaatgttctgtgaaaattatttgaGAATTCAGACatcaaaaaagttggaaaaaaaaaaaaatcaggcagaaCCACAAAAAACTAACTAAATACAGTAACACGTTACTTGAGGTATCGTCACAGTAGTGACaggacactgtcataactgttacatgacagtcatgaatgcgtcataaacattatgtcaatatcATAAACGTTTATGACTGCTATCATTATGTGTCATTCATTTTTGTAATGTAATGTATTGTGGAATTATGCATGTAAACCTACAACATCATCATGTTTGTTCATTAATTCCAAAATGTGTGTACCTTCTGCAACAGTAGATTATTTTTAGCCTTTGAAATGTCAACTTTTCTTTTCTctcacacactcagaaaaaccttTTGCAGAGTACTGTGTGTGCAGATGGtttatgggttttttttgttttttttttttataatttttctgGTCTACTGTTCATGAATTAAAATGGTTATCAAGTAACTTGTGATTCCATTTTATGTTTGCTCAATAAAATGTAAGAAACAGAAGAAAATTCAgaagaaaattattttaaaatgtctCATTTTACACATCAAAACATTCTCACATTTGAGAAGCTGCACCATTTCAATAATTGATATTTTACTCTCATAAATGTCTAAAGCCATTAAATCGATTATCAATCGAAGTCTGTTTGTGATCATTGTAGGTTCATGAACAACCGTGTTCCTCCTAACAAGAGATACCAGCCCACAGAATATGAGCACGCTGCCAACTGTGCTACACATGCGGTGAGCGTACGGACACACACACTATCATTAATGTGGCCGATCACATCATCAGTACGACTTCATCTGTAAATGCTGCAAATGAGTCAAATCCAACAACAACACAAAGCAGAAATAAGAACTCCTGTTGGGGTTTATCTTTTTAAAAGATGATGTGATGCGCCAGAGTTCAGTCCGTTCTGCACTTTCTGCCATGTCTGCCTGTGCGTCTTTATCTGATGTTTCTGTGATGTTGTAAATGGATTTAGTTATGGATAATCCCCAGCCTGCTGGGCAGCTCCCTGCTGCACTTCCACTCAGAGGACCAGTGGGAGCGGCTGTCGGCGTGGGTATACGGGGCAGGGCTGAGCTCGCTCTTCATCATCTCCACCCTGTTCCACACTGTGGCCTGGAAGAAAAGTCACCTACGGTACGTGTACAATACCAAGTTACGACTGTGACAATGATTGATTATGTTTAAATTATATATGATATTAAAAATGTATAACTGCAACATGAGCTGCTGCTGCAAAGAATGAGCAGAGTTTAACAACATTCAATACTGGGTTGagattttaaaaaaaactgttctgATAATGCTGGTGCCCCAGATAATATCAGATCAGGGGAGGAAATTATTTGTATTGGTGGCACATTGTTGCAAAATGCTGAATGATTTCCATGTGAAGTGTATTTTAAGTCCAATCTTTACCCATTGCTTATGTTTTTAGTGACTTACTGAAATGCAACATTTTTATATCTCTGACTGGcaatatcacccccccccccccccccccccacacacacacacaccaaattttGTTTGTACAGTCTGTGCCCAAAATGTTGACCAAAATCTTGGTTAAAAACTAGACATTAAAAAGAATTGCATAGACCCAATtgtgctgaatttttttttctttaaatttattgtgtttattttcttgGCATCTTAGTGATTGTGAGTGCAGTGTAcagatttaaaacaaaacaaaaatacacacacacacaaaactactaTAATACCTaacactttttttaaataaaaaaaaaagtctgttaaatttctTCAGCTTATTTCACCAGAACTTgtcttgatttgatttattccacTACAAATaaccaagattttaaaaaagaaaagaagaaaataattaaaacaaattGGCAagataaaaaaatagtccaagtaTTGAGATTCTTAATCTatggcttttattgtgaaaaatcAATAGAGTTGGTGCATACGTTAATTTTGAAAAGCAGTGACTTACAGTATTAGTGCGTAAGAAGACTACACCTGTTTAAcgctacagtgtgtatgatttaggaGTGTTTATAGCAGAAGTGGAATATAGCGTTCATAACCATGTGTTCATTTGTGTTTTTGCAATAATGAATCATTGTGCTTTCCTGAGCTTAGACTGATcctttcatatctacatgggagtgggccccctcaCGGAGGCCGCCATGTTTATGCGGTAGCCCAAAAGGCGCATACTTAGTCCACTTTTTGCAATGCGGCCAGGAGACTgataaaaagaagaggaatcagtggttgctcccctgtaCACTGTATGCTGgttgctaatgcaagctaacaagtttgagaacccttatTTTTGTGAAATGAGGGTTCATACATATTAATTATCTCAAGGAAAGGCAAGGGggcatgaatccccatcaccaaaaacacaaaaaaacatgaaGGGGGAAGAAAACCATGACCGTTGGTGACATAATACAATCTGCAACCTCGCcagtcaccactagatgacactaagtcctacacactgtagctttaagattaAATCGCTGCTGTGAGTCAGACTTTACAAGTTAATAAATTTATGCAATGAATTATTCTGAATTAATGACAAACATTATCAACAGTAATTTTAATTAGTAACAAATAACTGAGGTTCTTATTGAAATACAGTATGTCTGGCTCATTAAAGCCCTGATTTTTTTTGCAATTAAGACAAATAAAAATCAGTATTTGTCAATTTGTGGTAAATTAATTGTTTTTAGATACAACTCAATCTCACACATTTATTCGGAAACAAATCTTTGTTCCCGTGTTTGTGACACGATGATTGCTTTCTTACGCCACAGTGATAAAATGCAGATCATGTATGAAAGGTGTCACTGATGTTTGATGAGGTTTGTGTGGTTTCAGGTCTGTGGAGCACTGTTTCCACATGTGTGACAGGATGGTGATCTATTTCTTCATCGCCGCCTCCTACGCGCCGTGGTAAATAACCCAGCCCACCCGGTGTGAGATAAATTATGGTGACACTACCGCTATCTGCTAACTTTTATGATTTAGCTTTGTTTTGCTTTTCTGGCTCTAAAAACCTGAAAAAATTACTTAAAGAgcagaaattttaatatgttgtcaTTCAAATGTGGAGGTTCCCAAACAGGTTCAGCATGTCAAGATCAGATGATGACCAACATGTACATAAAGAATTAAACGAACACATGAAATTAAATTGTAGTTTTCAATACAGTTTATTCAAAGTGTATGATCTATTACACAAATACGAaataaaatacacataaaaataattttaataatctaattaatgtatttactgtggcTTGACCTCCTAAAGCGTCTCCTCAAGGTGACGCTTGTTGCCTTCACGTGCACACAATGTGTCAGTTTCACTTATTGGATTTGTGTATCAGCTCTAACAGGAACAAACGTAGGATTTTCCAGTTTGCAAATGTTTTCGTTTCTTAAACTTTAGTCCAAGAAAAAGTTACTCACGTCAAGATGGGGGAACGAAGGGAATTGTCTGCTAATGTCttgcaaagttagctgaaaagctaatctgctaaagaaaaagttagctttgctaattagctgctagcagattagctgaaATGTGCCCACCACAGGGTATTGATTAAAGGTTTTAATGAACCTATATCACTACTAAAGGACATGGATTTAAGAGGTGTTCAAAGATACACAAAGCACTCTATCAAAAAACTTAACAGATATTTGATTTAGACTGATCAATAATAAAGTGTGCACTCAGAAGTACTTAAGCCATTGAGACTCAACAGACCCGAGAGTTTAGATAATGAAGGGATGAGTAAAGTCAcgaataaaatattttttctgaCCTGAAAGAGCACTTGCATTTTATCTTTGCACCATATATTTATCGGAAAACACTGGCAACGTAGCTAACTGATTCCATGGTATTCCTGCTTAACCAGGCTGAACCTGCGGGAGCTCGGCCCTTGGGCGTGCCATATGCGCTGGCTAGTGTGGGTTATGGCTTCCTTTGGAACTACCTACGTCTTCTTCTTCCATGAAAGGTCTGTTCTTATACCTCGAAAACCAAAAGTAACCGCAAACATCTGTCTTACCTTAGCCATTCGATTTATCAGTCAATAATATATAACCAACGTTTGCGTATACTGCAGGTATAAAATTATGGAGTTGATCTGCTACACCGTCATGGGAGTTTTTCCAGCTTTGGTAATCCTCTCGATGGTGAGTCCACTTTGTTCTATGAATTCTTTCTTCACTGTCAGATCTTTAAGGGGTCTTATTTCAGCAGCACCAATGCAAAATCCATTTTCAAAGCTTTCGTGCTTGAGCACAAACACCCTGTGAGTGTTTCCAGGCGTAAATTCTATTTTGGGCTACATAGGCTCACCGGacctactgttgggaaagtgtccatctgctatccagcagattcccttccgaccccgtgtccaccagtgctggggcgtgaagggttaaatccccactcaggatcgtgactgggatgcgtgcagatttatggggtttccccacgtgagtgttatgacccacccttagcccagtctctaagggcgggcattgtagtttaactgcttggggcaattcctctgtatgtgctcactcgagccacagaaaaaacactccctgcgggccagcctccgttgtctgtcatctgatttgactttggccctgctcatgtccatagcttcgtcagcagggggagctgttgccacacggagctctctggctgtggagcgtgggg from Thalassophryne amazonica chromosome 15, fThaAma1.1, whole genome shotgun sequence harbors:
- the LOC117525781 gene encoding monocyte to macrophage differentiation factor 2-like produces the protein MNLVRFMNNRVPPNKRYQPTEYEHAANCATHALWIIPSLLGSSLLHFHSEDQWERLSAWVYGAGLSSLFIISTLFHTVAWKKSHLRSVEHCFHMCDRMVIYFFIAASYAPWLNLRELGPWACHMRWLVWVMASFGTTYVFFFHERYKIMELICYTVMGVFPALVILSMPEQSGLCELLLGGACYCLGMVFFKSDGIVPFAHAIWHLFVAMGAAIHYYAIWKYLYAQPPNQVQTSR